From a single Granulicella aggregans genomic region:
- a CDS encoding DUF882 domain-containing protein yields the protein MRFATRLYMAGLIGVLSLAVSGGSAKGQSVELPAVGAVAGASPSDSLLMGSSTLAGKVYSLHLHHLHTGESLDVVYRIGDTYIPEALAQLNHFLRDHRTDDASHYDVKEFDLLHSIMARLGKPNGIIDIVCGYRTPWSNAFLRHGSASSGVAEHSQHMEAKAIDIRVPGVQTAKLRDTAESFEAGGVGYYPVSQFVHVDVGPVRTWSFGESTRGKGRLRTAAVHRHGRARRAVIHHYGN from the coding sequence ATGCGTTTTGCAACAAGACTCTACATGGCGGGGCTGATCGGTGTTCTCTCGCTGGCTGTATCAGGCGGGAGCGCGAAGGGGCAATCGGTTGAGCTTCCTGCAGTGGGGGCAGTTGCCGGGGCTTCGCCGTCAGATTCGCTGTTGATGGGCTCTTCAACTCTTGCGGGCAAGGTGTACAGCCTGCATCTGCATCATCTGCATACGGGCGAAAGCCTTGACGTGGTCTACCGCATCGGAGACACCTACATCCCGGAGGCGCTGGCGCAGTTGAACCACTTCCTGCGCGACCACCGGACGGACGACGCCAGCCACTACGACGTGAAGGAGTTCGACCTGCTGCACTCCATCATGGCGCGGCTGGGCAAGCCGAACGGGATCATCGACATCGTCTGTGGCTATCGCACACCCTGGAGCAACGCCTTCCTGCGGCATGGCAGCGCCTCCAGCGGGGTTGCCGAGCACAGCCAGCACATGGAAGCGAAGGCCATCGACATTCGCGTCCCCGGCGTGCAGACCGCGAAGCTTCGCGACACGGCCGAGTCCTTCGAGGCCGGGGGCGTGGGGTACTATCCCGTCTCGCAGTTCGTCCATGTGGATGTGGGGCCGGTACGGACGTGGTCTTTCGGCGAAAGCACGCGGGGTAAGGGACGTCTGCGGACAGCAGCGGTGCATCGCCACGGACGCGCACGGCGTGCTGTGATTCATCACTACGGCAACTAG
- a CDS encoding lipid-binding SYLF domain-containing protein, whose product MKTILWATTLAVASVATMPIHAETKLSDLNDRLAAATQVIHEIQATPDGGIPDAIVSDATCIAVIPSVKKAAFIVGASYGQGVVTCRTPKGWSAPVFIRLAGGSVGFQIGGQATDLVLVAVNDKGFQDLLKSKFKIGADAAAAAGPVGRNAAAATDWKLNAELLTYSRSKGLFAGIDLNGAVVSQNTEDTDVFYGGTAKPFEEILHGAIAVPAGAKAFVRTVARYFHAVK is encoded by the coding sequence ATGAAAACCATCTTGTGGGCAACCACGCTCGCTGTGGCATCGGTAGCAACGATGCCGATCCATGCAGAAACCAAGCTGTCTGACCTGAACGACCGTCTCGCAGCCGCGACACAGGTTATCCATGAGATCCAGGCGACCCCCGATGGCGGCATTCCGGACGCAATCGTCAGCGACGCAACCTGCATTGCCGTTATCCCCAGCGTCAAGAAGGCCGCCTTCATCGTTGGAGCCTCGTACGGCCAGGGTGTCGTCACCTGCCGCACGCCCAAGGGCTGGAGCGCGCCGGTGTTCATCCGTCTCGCAGGCGGAAGCGTCGGCTTCCAGATCGGCGGCCAGGCGACCGACCTCGTTCTGGTCGCGGTCAACGACAAGGGCTTCCAGGACCTTCTGAAGTCGAAGTTCAAGATTGGCGCTGACGCCGCTGCCGCAGCCGGTCCGGTTGGCCGCAACGCCGCCGCAGCCACCGACTGGAAGCTGAACGCGGAGCTGCTCACCTACTCGCGCTCGAAGGGCCTCTTCGCCGGCATCGACCTGAACGGCGCAGTCGTCTCGCAGAATACGGAAGACACCGACGTCTTCTACGGCGGCACCGCGAAGCCGTTTGAAGAGATCCTGCATGGTGCGATCGCCGTTCCCGCGGGCGCGAAGGCCTTCGTCCGCACCGTGGCCCGTTACTTCCACGCTGTAAAGTAA
- a CDS encoding YceH family protein yields MTFDPIQLRVLGALIEKEITTPENYPLSLNSLISACNQRSSREPVLDLTEDQVRQAVHSLEDMGLVSPVRDARVPKYEHRIRTVLNLRRDETAILCLLLLRGPQTPGELRGRADRMYSFDDIAAVQSTLERMANRSASAPDSTSEQSTPLVVQLARQPGSRESRYAHLLGGPVASAPQPSTSYASDRSFAAKNSSEDEHLSARIQALEAALMALEARVDAMEKAKLEDSTEEPPPA; encoded by the coding sequence ATGACCTTCGATCCCATCCAGCTCCGCGTTCTGGGCGCGCTTATCGAAAAAGAGATCACGACGCCGGAGAACTATCCGCTCTCGCTGAACTCGCTGATCTCCGCCTGCAACCAGCGTTCGAGCCGCGAGCCCGTCCTCGATCTCACCGAAGATCAAGTTCGCCAGGCCGTACACTCGCTGGAAGACATGGGGCTCGTGTCTCCTGTGCGCGACGCCCGCGTGCCCAAGTACGAGCACCGCATCCGCACCGTACTCAACCTTCGCCGCGACGAGACGGCGATCCTCTGCCTGCTTCTACTGCGAGGCCCGCAGACGCCCGGAGAGCTTCGCGGCCGCGCCGACCGCATGTACAGCTTCGACGACATTGCCGCTGTCCAGTCCACGCTGGAGCGCATGGCGAATCGCAGCGCTTCCGCGCCGGATAGCACTTCGGAGCAGTCGACGCCGTTAGTGGTTCAGCTCGCCCGCCAACCCGGCTCCCGCGAGTCGCGCTACGCGCACCTTCTTGGCGGCCCGGTCGCCTCCGCTCCGCAACCGAGCACTTCGTATGCCTCCGACCGTTCCTTCGCCGCCAAAAATTCTTCCGAAGACGAGCATCTGTCCGCGCGCATCCAAGCTTTAGAAGCGGCACTTATGGCGCTGGAGGCGCGTGTCGACGCCATGGAGAAAGCCAAGCTCGAAGATTCAACCGAAGAGCCGCCGCCAGCGTAG